One segment of Mesoplodon densirostris isolate mMesDen1 chromosome 6, mMesDen1 primary haplotype, whole genome shotgun sequence DNA contains the following:
- the TOR2A gene encoding prosalusin isoform X2, translating into MAAVTRGRRPWGSLLGVLGLVSAAAAAWDLTSLSCNFGAFCECDFRPDFQGLECDLAQHLAGQHLARALVVKALKAFVQDPAPTKPLVLSLHGWTGTGKSYVSSLLAHYLFRSGLRSPHVHHFSPVIHFPHPGHLERYKKDLKSWVQGNLTACSRSLFLFDEMDKLAPGLIEVLRPFLGPSWVVYGTNYRKAIFIFIRWLLALGHHGRASPGRPGALPTSPEAPCAALCAQRAGPAGPGAKG; encoded by the exons ATGGCGGCTGTTACGCGCGGCCGCCGGCCCTGGGGCTCGCTCCTCGGGGTGCTCGGGCTGGTCTCGGCCGCGGCCGCCGCCTGGGACCTGACTTCGCTGAGCTGCAACTTCGGCGCCTTCTGCGAATGTGACTTCCGGCCCGACTTCCAGG GTCTGGAGTGTGACCTGGCACAGCACCTGGCAGGCCAGCATTTGGCCAGGGCGCTGGTGGTGAAGGCACTGAAGGCCTTTGTGCAGGATCCAGCCCCCACCAAGCCACTGGTCCTCTCCCTGCATGGCTGGACGGGCACCGGCAAGTCCTATGTCAGCTCCCTGCTGGCACACTACCTCTTCCGGAGTGGCCTCCGCAGCCCCCATGTGCACCACTTTTCCCCAGTCATCCACTTCCCCCACCCCGGCCACCTGGAGCGCTACAAG AAGGACCTGAAGAGCTGGGTCCAGGGAAACCTCACTGCCTGCAGccgctctctcttcctcttcgATGAGATGGACAAGCTGGCGCCAGGCCTGATAGAGGTCCTGAGACCTTTCCTGGGCCCCTCCTGGGTTGTCTATGGGACCAACTATCGCAAAGCCATCTTCATCTTCATCAG ATGGCTTCTGGCGCTCGGGCATCATGGAAGAGCATCTCCTGGACGCCCTGGTGCCCTTCCTACCTCTCCAGAGGCACCATGTGCGGCACTGTGTGCTCAACGAGCTGGCCCAGCTGGACCTGGAGCCAAAGGATGA
- the TOR2A gene encoding prosalusin isoform X1 — protein sequence MAAVTRGRRPWGSLLGVLGLVSAAAAAWDLTSLSCNFGAFCECDFRPDFQGLECDLAQHLAGQHLARALVVKALKAFVQDPAPTKPLVLSLHGWTGTGKSYVSSLLAHYLFRSGLRSPHVHHFSPVIHFPHPGHLERYKKDLKSWVQGNLTACSRSLFLFDEMDKLAPGLIEVLRPFLGPSWVVYGTNYRKAIFIFISNTGGEQINQLVLEAWRSRREREEIHLQELEPIISQAVLDNPNHGFWRSGIMEEHLLDALVPFLPLQRHHVRHCVLNELAQLDLEPKDEVVQAVLDSTTFFPEDEQLFSSNGCKTVASRIAFFL from the exons ATGGCGGCTGTTACGCGCGGCCGCCGGCCCTGGGGCTCGCTCCTCGGGGTGCTCGGGCTGGTCTCGGCCGCGGCCGCCGCCTGGGACCTGACTTCGCTGAGCTGCAACTTCGGCGCCTTCTGCGAATGTGACTTCCGGCCCGACTTCCAGG GTCTGGAGTGTGACCTGGCACAGCACCTGGCAGGCCAGCATTTGGCCAGGGCGCTGGTGGTGAAGGCACTGAAGGCCTTTGTGCAGGATCCAGCCCCCACCAAGCCACTGGTCCTCTCCCTGCATGGCTGGACGGGCACCGGCAAGTCCTATGTCAGCTCCCTGCTGGCACACTACCTCTTCCGGAGTGGCCTCCGCAGCCCCCATGTGCACCACTTTTCCCCAGTCATCCACTTCCCCCACCCCGGCCACCTGGAGCGCTACAAG AAGGACCTGAAGAGCTGGGTCCAGGGAAACCTCACTGCCTGCAGccgctctctcttcctcttcgATGAGATGGACAAGCTGGCGCCAGGCCTGATAGAGGTCCTGAGACCTTTCCTGGGCCCCTCCTGGGTTGTCTATGGGACCAACTATCGCAAAGCCATCTTCATCTTCATCAG CAACACTGGCGGCGAGCAGATCAACCAGCTGGTGCTGGAGGCATGGCGCAGCCGCCGGGAGCGCGAGGAGATTCACCTGCAGGAGCTGGAGCCCATTATCTCCCAGGCCGTGCTGGACAACCCAAACC ATGGCTTCTGGCGCTCGGGCATCATGGAAGAGCATCTCCTGGACGCCCTGGTGCCCTTCCTACCTCTCCAGAGGCACCATGTGCGGCACTGTGTGCTCAACGAGCTGGCCCAGCTGGACCTGGAGCCAAAGGATGAGGTCGTCCAGGCTGTGCTGGACAGCACCACCTTCTTCCCTGAGGACGAGCAGCTCTTTTCCTCCAATGGCTGCAAGACTGTGGCATCCCGAATCGCCTTCTTCCTCTGA
- the TTC16 gene encoding tetratricopeptide repeat protein 16, which translates to MTESRENALGLDQTPSQHIPKPWVIPVPNGTLQRIFGTSQVFRNFDDIKPKAAGLTVPLKVREYYHRGQQCLEQEDWEVAVLSFSRGLHLDSQLVEFYALRAEAYIQLCDFSSAAQNLRKAYSYQPENTDFLERLTLVLYLKGQCLFEQCAFLDALNVFSQASELQPEKVCFRYRCMACLLALKRHRECLSFVTKEVKHGTTNADVYILRARLYNFFQQPSLCHRDLHSALLLDPEHPQAKVLLKVMVGQAQKARQDASILAVQGKLQHALQCVNCAIENNPLDPSLFLFRGIMYRRLREFDSAVEDFLKALDMMTEHQEDLVQQAQRQLLLTYNDFAVHCYLQGAYQESVLLLSKALKDEQREKGLYINRGDCFFQLGNLTFAEADYQQALALSPKDEGAHLRMALLQEKLGFCEQKRRQFQKAENRFSMAIQHNPQKPQYYLYRARSRQLTQNIFGARQDVATVLLLDPKQPKLLPLMTNLFPGMSVEEVLNSQVAHLARLQLEQVVEHSLQAGTPQDIVGQLKERELERQRARALQLSWKLEQPLFETSKELEAPHQSLKAKPEGPEEEAKAPGEKEMRREMKHGEEKLEPAPSKERSLTDSYISQTSSGSILGFRTTSTSETETSTVSQEYGSTSTTVVTSSDSLPLRTQSSDSGDKREDLSLSHSPRKTKSTPGHSQRPSEPEAIQVQSQRPSRTEAALSQSQRPSRTKAIRVQSQRPSRTKATLSQSQRPSRTEADQIQSQRPSRTEVALSPRQKLNKTKATQGSRQRFRKAKGAHGQSWRPRKAGATQDWSWRLIRSPSKIKTFYDPSWSPCNTEATEGQGQSQRPSQSKAAQSWSQSTSPGSGKTEVTWGLSPSLSNTQATQGLRQNPSPGS; encoded by the exons ATGACAGAATCCAGAGAG AATGCTCTGGGGCTTGACCAGACTCCCTCACAGCACATCCCAAAGCCATGGGTGATTCCAGTGCCAAATGGGACCCTACAGCGCATCTTTGGGACCAGCCAGGTGTTCCGGAACTTTGATGATATAAAACCAAAGGCTGCAGGGTTAACAGTGCCCCTCAAAGTCAGGGAGTA CTACCATCGAGGCCAGCAGTGCTTGGAGCAAGAAGACTGGGAGGTGGCCGTGCTGTCCTTCTCCCGTGGCCTCCACCTGGACTCCCAACTG GTAGAATTCTATGCCTTGAGAGCCGAGGCCTACATCCAGCTCTGCGACTTTTCCTCGGCCGCCCAGAACCTTCGAAAGGCCTACTCCTACCAGCCAGAGAACACGGACTTCCTGGAGCGGCTCACCTTGGTGCTTTACCTGAAG GGCCAGTGCCTTTTCGAGCAATGCGCCTTTCTGGATGCCCTGAACGTCTTCTCTCAAGCCTCTGAGCTCCAGCCTGAGAAAGTCTGCTTCCGTTATCGATG CATGGCCTGTCTCCTGGCCCTCAAACGGCATCGTGAATGCCTCTCATTCGTCACCAAGGAGGTGAAGCATGGCACCACCAATGCCGATGTCTACATCCTCCGGGCCAGGCTCTACAACTTCTTCCAGCAG cccaGCCTCTGCCATCGAGATCTACACAGTGCCTTGCTACTGGATCCCGAGCACCCACAGGCCAAGGTGCTGCTCAAGGTGATGGTGGGCCAGGCCCAAAAGGCACGCCAAGATGCCAGCATCCTGGCCGTGCAGGGCAAGCTACAACATGCGCTGCAGTGTGTCAACTGTGCCATCGAGAACAACCCTCTGGACCCCAGCCTCTTCCTCTTCCG GGGCATCATGTACCGACGGCTCCGGGAGTTTGACTCCGCCGTGGAGGACTTCCTGAAGGCGTTGGACATGATGACCGAGCACCAGGAGGACCTGGTGCAGCAGGCGCAGCGCCAACTGCTGTTGACCTACAACGACTTCGCGGTGCACTGCTACCTGCAGGGCGCCTACCAGGAGAGCGTGCTGCTGCTCAGCAAGGCGCTCAAGGACGAGCAGCGGGAGAAAGGCCTTTACATCAACCGCGGTG ATTGCTTCTTCCAACTGGGCAACCTGACCTTTGCTGAGGCGGACTACCAGCAGGCGCTGGCGCTGAGTCCGAAGGACGAGGGCGCCCACTTGCGCATGGCCCTGCTGCAGGAGAAGTTGGGCTTCTGCGAGCAGAAGAGAAG GCAGTTCCAGAAGGCAGAGAACCGCTTCTCAATGGCCATCCAGCACAATCCCCAGAAGCCCCAGTACTACCTGTACCGCGCCAGGAGCCGGCAGCTCACGCAGAACATTTTTGGGGCCCGCCAGGATGTTGCCACTGTCCTGCTCCTTGACCCCAAACAACCGAAG CTGCTGCCACTGATGACCAACCTCTTCCCCGGCATGTCAGTGGAGGAGGTGCTTAACAGCCAGGTGGCCCACCTGGCCAGGCTGCAGCTGGAGCAGGTGGTGGAGCACAGCCTGCAGGCCGGCACCCCTCAGGATATCGTGGG GCAGCTCAAGGAGCGGGAACTAGAGCGCCAGAGGGCCCGGGCCCTGCAGCTTTCGTGGAAGCTGGAGCAGCCTTTGTTCGAGACCTCCAAAGAGCTAGAGGCCCCTCACCAGTCCCTGAAGGCAAAGCCAGAAGGCCCAGAGGAAGAGGCCAAGGCCCCTGGGGAGAAGGAG ATGCGCAGGGAGATGAAACATGGAGAA GAGAAGTTGGAGCCGGCCCCCAGCAAGGAGAGGTCCCTGACCGACAGCTACATCAGCCAGACCTCTTCAGGCTCCATCTTGGGCT TCAGGACCACGTCCACCTCAGAGACGGAGACGTCCACTGTCTCCCAGGAGTACGGGAGCACGTCGACCACTGTTGTAACATCCTCTGACTCCTTACCGCTAAGGACACAGTCCTCAGACTCGGGGGACAAGAGGGAAGACCTAAGCCTGAGCCACAGCCCCAGAAAAACCAAGTCCACCCCAGGCCACAGCCAGAGGCCCAGCGAGCCCGAGGCCATCCAGGTCCAGAGCCAGAGGCCCAGCAGGACCGAGGCTGCCCTGAGCCAGAGCCAGAGGCCCAGCAGGACCAAGGCCATCCGGGTCCAGAGCCAGAGGCCCAGCAGGACCAAGGCCACCCTGAGCCAGAGCCAGAGGCCCAGCAGGACCGAGGCCGACCAGATCCAGAGCCAGAGGCCCAGCAGGACCGAGGTCGCCCTGAGCCCAAGGCAAAAGCTTAACAAGACTAAGGCCACCCAGGGCTCAAGGCAGAGGTTCAGAAAGGCCAAGGGTGCCCATGGCCAGAGCTGGAGACCCAGAAAGGCTGGTGCCACCCAGGACTGGAGCTGGAGACTGATCCGAAGTCCCAGCAAGATCAAGACTTTCTATGACCCAAGTTGGAGCCCCTGCAACACTGAGGCCACCGAGGGCCAGGGCCAGAGCCAGAGGCCCAGCCAGTCCAAGGCTGCCCAGAGCTGGAGCCAGAGCACAAGCCCAGGTTCCGGCAAGACCGAGGTCACCTGGGGACTGAGCCCAAGTCTCAGCAACACGCAGGCCACCCAGGGCCTGAGACAGAACCCCAGCCCCGGCAGTTAG